From the genome of Alosa alosa isolate M-15738 ecotype Scorff River chromosome 20, AALO_Geno_1.1, whole genome shotgun sequence, one region includes:
- the gnb3b gene encoding guanine nucleotide-binding protein G(I)/G(S)/G(T) subunit beta-3b — MGEVEQLKKEAEALRAQIETARKGVADTTMESAASGVAPAPRIQPRARRTLKGHTAKIYALYWALDNKLMISGSQDGKLIVWDTHAGNLANCIPLKSAWVMTVSFSPSAGLVASGGLDNMCTIYNISGEKPKTLRELDGHDGYLACARFLSETEILTASGDQTCGLWDLETGKQKVQFLNHVGDCMCLALSPDQNQFISGACDSLAKLWDVRDGQCRQTFQGHTSDVNTIAFFPNGHAVITGSDDCTLRMFDLRSDQEVICYQNAQPTAGVTSLALSLSGRLLFAGYDDFNCNIWDTLKGEKVGVLAGHDNRVSCVGIPSDGLAVSTGSWDSFLKVWN, encoded by the exons ATGGGTGAGGTGGAACAATTGAAAAAGGAGGCTGAGGCCCTCAGAGCTCAGATTGAG ACCGCCCGCAAAGGAGTGGCCGACACAACCATGGAGTCGGCCGCCTCTGGGGTGGCCCCTGCTCCTCGCATCCAACCCCGCGCCAGACGGACCCTCAAAGGCCACACAGCCAAAATCTACGCCCTGTACTGGGCCCTTGACAACAA GCTGATGATCAGTGGCTCACAGGATGGCAAGCTGATCGTTTGGGACACCCATGCTGGAAATCTG GCTAACTGCATACCTCTCAAATCTGCATGGGTCATGActgtctccttctccccctctgcGGGTCTGGTGGCTAGTGGTGGTCTTGACAACATGTGCACTATCTACAACATCTCAGGGGAAAAGCCAAAAACCTTGAGGGAATTGGATGGTCATGATG GTTATCTGGCCTGTGCCCGCTTCTTGAGCGAAACTGAGATCCTTACTGCTTCTGGTGACCAGACCTG TGGTCTTTGGGATCTGGAGACTGGCAAACAGAAGGTACAGTTCCTGAACCATGTGGGAGACTGCATGTGTCTGGCACTCTCCCCTGACCAGAACCAGTTCATCTCTGGGGCCTGTGACTCCCTTGCCAAGCTCTGGGATGTCAGGGATGGCCAGTGCAGGCAGACTTTCCAGGGCCACACCAGTGACGTCAACACCATTGCG TTCTTCCCAAATGGACACGCTGTGATCACAGGCTCGGACGACTGCACCCTGAGGATGTTTGACCTCCgctctgaccaggaagtcatcTGCTACCAGAACGCCCAGCCAACTGCCGGTGTGACATCACTCGCCCTGTCCCTGTCTGGACGTCTCCTCTTTGCAGGCTACGATGACTTCAACTGCAACATCTGGGATACTCTCAAGGGCGAGAAAGTTG GTGTGCTGGCTGGACATGACAACAGAGTGAGCTGCGTTGGCATCCCAAGTGACGGCCTGGCGGTCAGCACCGGATCCTGGGACAGCTTCCTGAAGGTCTGGAACTGA